A region from the Stutzerimonas stutzeri genome encodes:
- a CDS encoding flagellar basal body-associated FliL family protein, translating into MSTPRIVLLMLLLNVLTVAGGVGVSYWLLKPGLEGATAEEVAEAEPIEPSEYLFFPVQKIIVSVRGDGREHYFVLDLALQADASDEPPKFEQAEPIVRNSVVGYLSSLPFEELRGLKIGELQKRLETALFADFAAKNAAVPFKHVLVNKLIVQ; encoded by the coding sequence ATGTCGACGCCCCGTATTGTCCTGCTGATGCTGTTGCTCAACGTCCTGACCGTTGCCGGTGGCGTCGGCGTCAGTTACTGGCTGCTCAAGCCCGGCCTGGAAGGCGCCACCGCGGAAGAAGTCGCCGAGGCCGAGCCGATCGAGCCGTCGGAGTACCTGTTCTTCCCGGTGCAGAAAATCATCGTCAGCGTGCGCGGCGACGGGCGCGAGCACTACTTCGTGCTCGACCTGGCGCTGCAGGCGGACGCATCGGACGAACCACCGAAGTTCGAGCAGGCCGAGCCCATCGTGCGTAACTCGGTGGTGGGCTACCTGTCGTCCCTGCCCTTCGAAGAGTTGCGCGGATTGAAGATCGGCGAATTGCAGAAACGTCTGGAAACGGCCCTGTTCGCCGATTTTGCCGCCAAGAACGCAGCGGTGCCGTTCAAGCACGTGCTGGTCAACAAGCTGATCGTGCAGTAA
- a CDS encoding FliA/WhiG family RNA polymerase sigma factor, whose protein sequence is MSATCPIDYYGATPAGPSLFAPAVEQRWLMQYLPLVKRIVRQLSLQANQVLDREDMEQIGMMGLLEGLRRYGEPDEGFGKFASLRIRGAILDELRRQDWRPRQVRQQAHKVRDAIRDLSRQLGHEPSDEEIKAHTGLDDKEYQAFLCADSSEAIESLDELLQSGHEHFPDTTELFEERLIKERVLAQALARLDERERLVLTLYYQHELSLKEIALVLEVSDARVCQLSKQAIGKACRFLTERSQ, encoded by the coding sequence ATGAGTGCCACGTGCCCCATCGACTACTACGGCGCCACGCCGGCCGGCCCCTCGCTGTTCGCACCGGCGGTCGAGCAGCGCTGGCTGATGCAGTACCTGCCGCTGGTCAAGCGCATCGTTCGCCAGCTGTCATTGCAGGCCAACCAGGTGCTCGACCGCGAGGACATGGAGCAGATCGGCATGATGGGGCTGCTCGAAGGCCTGCGTCGTTATGGCGAGCCGGATGAAGGCTTCGGCAAGTTCGCTTCCCTGCGTATCCGCGGCGCCATTCTCGATGAGCTGCGCCGCCAGGACTGGCGCCCGCGCCAGGTCCGCCAGCAGGCGCACAAGGTGCGTGATGCGATCCGCGACCTGTCGCGTCAGCTGGGCCATGAACCCAGCGATGAAGAGATCAAGGCGCATACCGGCCTCGACGACAAGGAATACCAGGCGTTTCTCTGTGCCGATTCCTCCGAGGCCATCGAAAGCCTCGACGAGCTGTTGCAGAGCGGTCACGAACATTTCCCGGACACTACCGAGCTGTTCGAGGAGCGCCTGATCAAGGAGCGGGTGCTGGCGCAGGCGCTGGCACGGCTGGACGAGCGCGAGCGGCTGGTGCTGACGCTGTATTACCAGCACGAACTGAGCCTGAAGGAAATCGCCCTGGTGCTGGAAGTCAGCGATGCCAGGGTCTGTCAGCTGAGCAAACAGGCGATCGGCAAGGCCTGCCGATTCCTAACCGAGAGAAGTCAGTAG
- the motA gene encoding flagellar motor stator protein MotA: MQKVLGAFIIIGCVLGGYAMAHGNMGMLWQPAEVVIILGAALGSLVVGNPKEVLVEMLHQIKGVFAYQRRGEEFQRQLLMLLYELLEMVDVGGLKVLDSHIEEPEQSDLFVRYPLILQEKNLMAFIADNFRLMAMGKITAHELEGFLEQELEAMEHALLQPARSLHKIGEAMPGFGILAAIMGIIITMGSIGGSVAEIGAHVAAALVGTFLGIFFCYCLMDPLSNAMSQRIKTELSALECVRTTLVAHVAGKPTLLAVDAGRKLIEQDVKPAFRQLENWVTQYEEERDAA; the protein is encoded by the coding sequence ATGCAGAAAGTATTAGGCGCCTTCATCATCATCGGCTGCGTGCTGGGCGGCTATGCCATGGCGCATGGCAACATGGGCATGCTCTGGCAGCCGGCCGAAGTGGTCATCATCCTGGGCGCCGCGCTCGGCAGCCTGGTGGTGGGCAATCCCAAGGAAGTGCTGGTGGAGATGCTGCACCAGATCAAGGGCGTGTTCGCCTATCAGCGTCGCGGCGAGGAATTCCAGCGTCAGTTGCTGATGCTGCTCTATGAGCTGCTGGAAATGGTCGACGTGGGCGGTCTCAAGGTGCTCGATTCGCATATCGAGGAACCGGAGCAAAGCGACCTGTTCGTGCGCTACCCGCTGATCCTGCAGGAAAAGAACCTGATGGCCTTCATCGCCGACAACTTCCGCCTGATGGCCATGGGCAAGATCACCGCGCACGAGCTTGAGGGCTTCCTCGAGCAGGAACTGGAAGCCATGGAGCACGCGCTGCTGCAGCCGGCGCGCTCGCTGCACAAGATCGGTGAGGCGATGCCCGGCTTCGGCATCCTCGCGGCTATCATGGGCATCATCATCACCATGGGCAGCATCGGTGGCAGCGTGGCCGAAATCGGCGCCCATGTGGCCGCGGCACTGGTCGGCACCTTCCTCGGCATCTTCTTCTGCTACTGCCTGATGGACCCGCTGTCCAATGCCATGAGCCAGCGGATCAAGACCGAACTCTCCGCGCTGGAATGCGTGCGCACCACCCTGGTCGCCCACGTCGCCGGCAAGCCCACGCTGCTGGCGGTGGACGCCGGGCGCAAGCTGATCGAGCAGGACGTCAAGCCGGCCTTCCGCCAGCTCGAGAACTGGGTGACCCAGTACGAGGAAGAAAGGGACGCCGCATGA
- a CDS encoding OmpA family protein produces MRSRGRGKGGGEGEHEIIIKRRGKKGHDDEHGGAWKVAFADFTLAMMALFMVLWIIQPQMEQSNPSYGEMESNPLVDGGAGIFDGTSTSPLELDGIPVRPPQADDTERKDAKIDRDGSHNYGSTEELKKLAELMREVASEVDALANLEVDVVPQGLRILIKDDQQRFMFQRGSATLNPHFQKLLGVLAGVLAKVDNKLIISGHTDATPYRQKNGYDNWNLSGDRALRARNALVDAGLAERSVLQVTAQAAVMPLLPEDPQSGANRRVEILLLTASAEALYKELFGDSYGQVRFSESGARYSGAAAN; encoded by the coding sequence ATGAGGAGCCGGGGCAGGGGCAAGGGTGGCGGCGAAGGCGAGCACGAGATCATCATCAAGCGTCGTGGCAAGAAGGGTCACGACGACGAGCATGGTGGCGCCTGGAAGGTGGCCTTCGCCGATTTCACCCTGGCGATGATGGCGTTGTTCATGGTGCTCTGGATCATCCAGCCGCAGATGGAGCAGTCCAACCCGTCCTACGGCGAGATGGAGAGCAATCCGCTGGTCGATGGCGGCGCCGGCATTTTCGATGGCACCAGCACCTCGCCGCTGGAACTGGACGGCATCCCGGTGCGTCCGCCGCAGGCCGATGACACCGAGCGCAAGGACGCCAAAATCGATCGGGACGGCAGCCATAACTATGGCTCGACCGAAGAGTTGAAGAAGCTCGCCGAGCTGATGCGCGAGGTCGCCAGCGAAGTCGACGCCCTGGCCAATCTGGAAGTCGATGTGGTTCCGCAGGGGCTGCGCATCCTTATCAAGGACGACCAGCAGCGCTTCATGTTCCAGCGCGGCAGTGCCACCCTGAATCCGCATTTCCAGAAGCTGCTCGGCGTGCTGGCGGGTGTGCTGGCGAAGGTCGACAACAAACTGATCATCAGCGGCCACACCGATGCCACGCCGTATCGGCAGAAAAACGGCTACGACAACTGGAATCTGTCCGGTGATCGCGCCTTGCGCGCCCGCAACGCCTTGGTCGACGCCGGCTTGGCAGAGCGCTCCGTATTGCAGGTGACCGCGCAGGCGGCCGTCATGCCTTTGCTCCCCGAGGACCCACAGAGCGGTGCCAACCGCCGGGTGGAAATTCTGCTGCTGACCGCCTCGGCCGAAGCCCTGTACAAGGAGCTGTTCGGCGACAGCTACGGCCAGGTGCGCTTCTCCGAAAGTGGGGCGCGCTATAGCGGAGCTGCCGCCAACTGA
- a CDS encoding transcriptional regulator: MTSSLTPTATDALICPLLKTGRADCLAHFDRALYQLTLKHEQQEELLDLGFSGSRVLERLLQAPGEVVSREELMAYAWEGRVVGQGSLNQQIYTLRQALSDSRSQIIQTLPRRGYLFNPHYLIAEPSTASEPQASAVERQAAEQPVPAPSPLPIPDAAAMPAATGFASRARSWQIAALAGTGMMLLLGLATLGFRWASAVTPSFTQKLTVGGLEVLYVERSQRLLDSLVKETRQLVDTMSGMSVGTGRLIVNMSPGFYEVRCLQHDGRVNWLKIHKSQIQTTPSGPLEGCLR, from the coding sequence ATGACCTCATCTCTGACCCCCACGGCCACCGATGCCCTCATCTGTCCCCTGTTAAAGACCGGCCGAGCTGATTGTTTGGCTCATTTCGATCGGGCGCTGTACCAGCTCACGCTCAAGCATGAACAGCAGGAAGAGTTGCTGGATCTGGGCTTTTCCGGCAGCCGCGTGCTCGAGCGGCTGTTGCAGGCGCCCGGCGAGGTCGTTTCCCGCGAAGAACTGATGGCATACGCCTGGGAAGGTCGTGTGGTCGGTCAGGGCAGCCTCAACCAGCAGATCTACACGCTGCGCCAGGCGCTGTCCGACAGCCGCAGCCAGATCATCCAGACCCTGCCGCGGCGGGGCTACCTGTTCAATCCGCACTATCTGATCGCAGAACCGAGTACCGCATCCGAACCGCAGGCGTCTGCGGTAGAACGACAAGCGGCGGAACAACCGGTCCCTGCGCCCAGCCCTCTGCCGATACCCGACGCAGCGGCCATGCCTGCGGCGACCGGGTTTGCATCGCGCGCGCGCTCGTGGCAGATCGCAGCGCTCGCCGGCACCGGCATGATGTTGCTGTTGGGGCTGGCAACGTTGGGCTTCCGCTGGGCCAGTGCGGTGACGCCTTCCTTCACTCAGAAGCTCACCGTAGGCGGGCTCGAGGTGCTCTATGTGGAGAGGAGCCAGCGTCTGCTCGATTCGCTGGTCAAGGAAACCCGCCAACTGGTCGATACGATGAGCGGCATGAGCGTCGGCACCGGCCGGCTCATCGTCAACATGTCCCCAGGTTTTTATGAAGTCCGTTGTCTGCAACACGACGGTCGAGTCAACTGGCTGAAGATTCACAAGAGCCAGATCCAGACGACGCCCAGCGGCCCATTGGAAGGATGCCTTAGATGA
- the lafA gene encoding lateral flagellin LafA: protein MALSIHTNYSALTTNTALNKSNSALATNQQRLGTGLRINSAADDAAGLQIATRLNAQSRGMGVAMRNTGDATSMLQTAEGAFSELTDIVQRMKDLSTQAANDTNSADDRKSLSAEFNELGKELTNIVSNTKYAGEALFGVDGASGKFGTAGGIKFQIGSSAAETMTLDATTQLKAVTDALGALSAQFNATPAADTKLETQATANGAITLASTALDKIGSMRATLGSNINRLNHVNNNLANMKDNTEMAKGRIMDADFAVESANMSKNSMLMQSGISMLKQAGQMPGMVMGLLG, encoded by the coding sequence ATGGCTCTGTCCATTCACACCAACTATTCCGCCCTGACCACCAACACCGCGCTGAACAAGTCCAACAGTGCCCTGGCCACCAACCAGCAGCGTCTGGGCACCGGCCTGCGCATCAACTCTGCCGCCGACGACGCCGCCGGCCTGCAGATCGCTACTCGCCTGAACGCCCAGAGCCGCGGCATGGGTGTAGCGATGCGCAACACCGGCGACGCCACTTCCATGCTGCAAACCGCTGAGGGTGCTTTCAGCGAACTGACCGACATCGTTCAGCGCATGAAGGATCTGTCGACCCAGGCAGCGAACGACACTAACAGCGCTGACGACCGCAAGTCCCTTTCGGCGGAATTCAACGAACTGGGCAAAGAGCTCACCAATATCGTCAGCAACACCAAATATGCTGGCGAAGCCCTGTTTGGCGTTGATGGCGCGTCGGGCAAATTCGGTACCGCTGGTGGCATCAAATTCCAGATTGGCTCCAGCGCTGCTGAAACCATGACACTGGACGCAACTACCCAGCTCAAAGCAGTGACCGACGCACTCGGCGCCCTGAGCGCACAGTTCAACGCTACGCCTGCCGCCGATACCAAATTGGAAACCCAGGCCACCGCAAACGGCGCGATCACTCTCGCCAGCACCGCGCTCGACAAAATCGGCAGCATGCGTGCCACGCTGGGCTCGAACATCAACCGTCTGAACCACGTGAACAACAACCTGGCAAACATGAAGGACAACACCGAGATGGCCAAGGGCCGGATCATGGATGCCGACTTCGCGGTAGAAAGCGCCAACATGAGCAAGAATTCCATGCTCATGCAGTCGGGCATCTCCATGCTCAAGCAAGCCGGCCAGATGCCAGGCATGGTCATGGGCCTGCTGGGCTAA
- the flgA gene encoding flagellar basal body P-ring formation chaperone FlgA: MAFVLLLLGAVPQAHADATTQVQQAVENHLRLMLEQQAARQGWQGMQLRYEINVPASAASLPRCSEVLQVRATGEAPSAMDRQTLEIRCAATPGWSTNATGQAHVFLPAVHAEGIIDRGQTLTANDLKLQRINVAKARRGYYNRIEEVVGLAAKRRIRAGQTITPALLEQAMAVKRGQPVKIVANNEGIEASTSGEALADGQPGDVIRVRNVRSGKVIEAKVLEAGVVTSTF; the protein is encoded by the coding sequence TTGGCCTTCGTCCTTCTGCTGCTGGGTGCAGTGCCGCAGGCGCACGCGGATGCCACGACGCAGGTTCAGCAAGCGGTGGAGAATCACCTGCGGCTGATGCTCGAACAGCAGGCCGCGCGCCAGGGCTGGCAAGGCATGCAACTGCGCTACGAGATCAACGTGCCGGCCAGCGCAGCCAGCCTGCCGCGCTGCTCCGAAGTGCTACAAGTCCGCGCAACAGGCGAGGCGCCGTCGGCCATGGACCGGCAAACTTTGGAGATCCGCTGCGCCGCCACCCCCGGCTGGTCGACCAACGCCACGGGCCAGGCCCACGTCTTCCTGCCTGCCGTGCACGCCGAAGGCATCATCGATCGCGGCCAGACCCTGACCGCCAACGACCTCAAGCTGCAGCGCATCAACGTCGCCAAGGCCCGACGTGGCTATTACAACCGCATCGAAGAAGTGGTCGGCCTGGCCGCCAAACGCCGCATCCGCGCTGGCCAGACAATCACCCCGGCGCTGCTTGAACAGGCCATGGCGGTCAAACGCGGCCAGCCGGTGAAGATTGTCGCCAACAACGAGGGCATCGAAGCCTCAACCTCCGGCGAAGCCCTGGCCGACGGCCAGCCAGGCGACGTCATCCGCGTACGCAACGTACGCAGCGGCAAGGTGATCGAGGCGAAGGTACTGGAAGCCGGCGTGGTGACCAGCACCTTCTAA
- the flgB gene encoding flagellar basal body rod protein FlgB, whose amino-acid sequence MSIRIDEALGVHERALGLRMQRSEILAANLANEDTPGFQARDIDFSKEMQRLDSSISPRASLASTDPRLLYRVPDQASQDGNTVELSTEQAQFSRNSMDFQTSLTFITMKFRGLKQAIEGR is encoded by the coding sequence ATGAGTATACGGATTGATGAAGCGCTGGGCGTTCACGAGCGCGCCCTCGGTTTGCGCATGCAGCGCAGCGAGATTCTCGCGGCGAACCTGGCCAACGAAGACACCCCGGGCTTCCAGGCGCGGGACATCGATTTCAGCAAGGAAATGCAGCGGCTCGACAGCAGCATCTCGCCGCGTGCCAGCCTGGCCAGTACCGACCCGCGCCTGTTGTACCGCGTCCCGGATCAGGCCTCGCAGGACGGCAACACCGTCGAGCTGTCCACCGAGCAGGCGCAGTTCTCGCGCAACTCCATGGATTTCCAGACCAGCCTGACCTTCATCACGATGAAATTTCGTGGCCTGAAGCAAGCCATCGAGGGCCGTTAA
- the flgC gene encoding flagellar basal body rod protein FlgC translates to MSFDSIYRIAGSAMNAQTVRLNTVASNLANTDSAANNAADVYQARKPMFAAVYENNSLTRGVGLGGAHVQVLDVVTSGAEPKRRYEPGNPLADGDGYVYYPDINEIEEMTDMMSATRSFETGVEVLNRVKSMQQSLLRLGES, encoded by the coding sequence ATGTCGTTCGATTCCATCTACCGCATCGCCGGCTCGGCGATGAACGCCCAGACCGTGCGCCTGAACACCGTGGCGAGCAACCTGGCCAACACCGACTCGGCCGCCAACAACGCCGCCGATGTGTACCAGGCGCGCAAGCCGATGTTCGCCGCCGTCTACGAGAACAACTCGCTGACCCGCGGCGTCGGCCTCGGCGGTGCCCATGTCCAGGTGCTCGATGTGGTCACCTCCGGTGCCGAGCCCAAGCGCCGCTACGAGCCGGGCAATCCCCTGGCCGACGGTGACGGCTACGTCTACTACCCGGACATCAACGAAATCGAAGAAATGACCGACATGATGTCGGCCACGCGCAGCTTCGAGACAGGTGTCGAGGTGCTCAACCGCGTCAAAAGCATGCAGCAGAGCCTGTTGCGGCTGGGAGAATCCTGA
- a CDS encoding flagellar hook capping FlgD N-terminal domain-containing protein encodes MAVTNNLQGSGLSGSHASDLPKQAVNVSDATQMENNFISLMVAQIKYQDPTKPVDSTEFLNQFSAMSQVKSMENLATVAKSNLVLTDNLQTLTAAGLVGQQVSVAVESLELSGQTVSGGFDLGHASPRTALLLTDSNGTQTRIELGAQSAGKVPFTIDPAKHGLRDGKYSVSIESENGEFSQVEVAGQVANVRVSAEGPVLQVKGVGSVPFYNILEFAQADAGLLGG; translated from the coding sequence ATGGCGGTGACCAATAACCTGCAGGGCAGCGGCCTGTCCGGCAGCCATGCCAGCGACCTGCCGAAGCAGGCGGTGAACGTCAGCGATGCCACGCAGATGGAGAACAACTTCATCAGCCTGATGGTCGCGCAGATCAAGTATCAGGATCCGACCAAGCCGGTCGACAGCACCGAGTTTCTCAACCAGTTCTCGGCCATGTCCCAGGTCAAGAGCATGGAGAACCTCGCCACCGTGGCGAAAAGCAACCTGGTGCTGACCGACAACCTGCAAACCCTGACCGCCGCTGGTCTGGTCGGTCAGCAGGTCAGTGTCGCGGTCGAGTCGCTGGAACTGAGCGGTCAGACCGTCAGCGGCGGGTTCGACCTGGGCCACGCTTCGCCTCGCACGGCATTGCTGCTGACCGATTCCAACGGCACCCAGACGCGCATCGAGCTGGGCGCGCAATCCGCTGGCAAGGTGCCGTTCACGATCGACCCGGCCAAGCACGGCCTGCGCGACGGCAAATACAGCGTCAGCATCGAATCCGAAAACGGCGAGTTCTCGCAGGTGGAGGTGGCCGGTCAGGTCGCCAACGTGCGCGTCAGCGCCGAAGGTCCGGTGCTTCAGGTCAAGGGCGTCGGTTCGGTGCCCTTCTACAACATCCTCGAATTCGCCCAGGCCGACGCCGGGCTGCTCGGCGGCTGA
- the flgE gene encoding flagellar hook protein FlgE, which yields MSFNIALTGLSAVNEQLNTIGNNIANAGTVGFKSSRANFGSLYAESQAMGVEVTGTSQSISQGGALTTTNRSLDLAISGGGFFVTRASNGDVSYTRAGVFGTDKDSYLTNSLGQRLQGYPADATGNLQTGTVSDLQLKSGGLPAKATDALSFVANLDANQDVPAVAFDPLVADSYNSTYTTKLYDSQGKEHTLTQYFAKTADNSWNAHYYVDGASIAGPQPLAFDGAGTLASPIGKVALSAALGGGVDPLAIQLDYSGTSQYGSEFSVTSNRATGYSAGEQTGMSVEKDGKVYATYSNGERLLQGQVVLASFVNAEGLKNISGTAWTETAASGAAMLGAPGVGQYGTLASGALESSNVDLTQQLVGLMEGQRNYQANTQVISTNKELTQVLFSAL from the coding sequence ATGAGCTTCAACATCGCCCTCACCGGCCTGTCCGCCGTCAATGAACAACTCAACACTATCGGCAACAACATCGCCAACGCCGGCACCGTGGGCTTCAAGTCCTCGCGCGCCAACTTCGGCAGCCTCTATGCCGAGAGCCAGGCGATGGGCGTCGAAGTCACCGGCACCAGCCAGAGCATCAGCCAGGGCGGCGCCCTGACCACCACCAACCGCAGCCTGGACCTGGCCATTTCCGGCGGCGGCTTTTTCGTCACCCGCGCCAGCAATGGCGACGTGAGCTACACCCGCGCCGGTGTGTTCGGCACCGACAAGGACAGCTACCTGACCAACAGCCTCGGCCAGCGTCTGCAGGGCTACCCGGCCGATGCCACTGGCAATCTGCAGACCGGCACCGTCAGCGACCTGCAGCTCAAGTCCGGAGGGTTGCCGGCCAAGGCCACCGACGCACTGAGCTTCGTCGCTAATCTGGACGCCAACCAGGACGTGCCGGCGGTGGCGTTCGATCCGCTGGTGGCCGACAGCTACAACTCCACCTACACCACCAAGCTGTACGACTCCCAGGGCAAGGAGCACACCCTGACCCAGTACTTCGCCAAGACCGCAGATAACAGCTGGAACGCCCACTACTACGTCGATGGCGCGTCCATCGCGGGCCCGCAGCCGTTGGCCTTCGATGGTGCCGGCACGCTTGCCTCGCCCATCGGCAAGGTCGCGCTGAGCGCCGCCCTTGGCGGCGGCGTCGATCCGCTGGCGATCCAGCTCGACTACAGCGGCACCAGCCAGTACGGCTCCGAATTCAGCGTGACCAGCAACCGCGCCACCGGCTATTCGGCCGGCGAGCAGACCGGCATGAGCGTCGAGAAGGACGGCAAGGTCTACGCCACCTATTCCAACGGTGAGCGCCTGCTCCAGGGCCAGGTGGTGCTGGCCAGCTTCGTCAACGCCGAAGGCCTGAAGAACATCAGCGGCACCGCCTGGACCGAAACCGCCGCCTCCGGCGCGGCCATGCTCGGTGCGCCGGGTGTCGGCCAGTACGGCACCCTGGCCAGCGGCGCGCTGGAAAGCTCCAACGTCGACCTCACCCAGCAACTGGTGGGCCTGATGGAAGGCCAGCGTAACTACCAGGCCAACACCCAGGTCATTTCCACCAACAAGGAACTGACCCAGGTTCTGTTTAGCGCACTCTGA
- the flgF gene encoding flagellar basal-body rod protein FlgF gives MDRLGYTAMTAASRTMMSLQVRSNNLANVNTPGFRADLERAQAVAVEGYGYDSRHMAVVENNGVSLAAGPMVATGRELDFAVKGSGLIVLQDGEGEAYTRQGSMQIDAEGRLTLNGRAVMGEGGPIELPEHERVEIGNDGTVSIMAPGDWMMAEVDRIRLVDVPAADLMKNEAGLLVTRNGQPAAPSENVRLASGFLESSNVSAIDELASTMSLNRLFETQVKMMKAAEDLSDAGNRMIRGS, from the coding sequence ATGGATCGTTTGGGATACACGGCAATGACCGCCGCCAGCCGCACGATGATGTCGCTGCAGGTGCGCTCCAACAACCTTGCCAACGTCAACACGCCGGGCTTTCGCGCCGACCTCGAGCGCGCCCAGGCCGTGGCGGTGGAAGGTTACGGTTACGACAGCCGGCACATGGCGGTGGTGGAAAACAACGGCGTCAGCCTGGCAGCCGGCCCGATGGTCGCTACCGGTCGCGAGCTGGATTTCGCGGTCAAGGGCAGCGGGCTGATCGTCCTTCAGGACGGCGAAGGCGAGGCCTACACCCGCCAGGGCAGCATGCAGATCGACGCCGAGGGGCGCCTGACCCTCAACGGTCGCGCCGTGATGGGCGAGGGCGGACCGATCGAGCTGCCCGAGCATGAGCGAGTTGAAATCGGTAATGACGGCACCGTGTCGATCATGGCCCCCGGCGACTGGATGATGGCCGAGGTCGACCGTATCCGTCTGGTCGACGTACCGGCTGCGGACCTGATGAAGAACGAGGCCGGCCTCTTGGTCACGCGCAACGGCCAGCCCGCTGCGCCCAGCGAGAACGTGCGTCTGGCGAGCGGCTTTCTCGAGTCGAGCAATGTCTCGGCAATCGACGAGCTGGCCTCGACCATGAGCCTCAACCGCCTGTTCGAGACCCAGGTAAAGATGATGAAAGCCGCCGAGGACCTCTCCGACGCCGGCAACCGAATGATCCGCGGCAGCTGA
- the flgG gene encoding flagellar basal-body rod protein FlgG: MNSALWVSKTGLAAQDTAMATVANNLANVNTNGFKSDRAVFEDLFYSIEKQPGAQADEINTVPSGIQLGSGVRVVGTQKVFTEGSIQTTGQPMDLAIVGRGFFQVEAPNGDILYTENGQFQLNAEGVMVNAQGLPLTPAIEVPQGSTGFTVGADGIVTAVLPGDTLPSELGQITLVNFTNPGGLEALGGNLYRESVASGEAVEGVPGEEGLGQLKQGVLEGSNVQVVEAMVAMIAIQRAYEANAKVLDAASGMQQFLNQTV; encoded by the coding sequence ATGAATTCCGCACTTTGGGTCAGCAAGACCGGCCTGGCTGCACAAGACACCGCCATGGCGACCGTCGCCAACAACCTGGCCAACGTCAACACCAACGGCTTCAAGAGCGACCGCGCGGTTTTCGAGGACCTGTTCTACAGCATCGAGAAGCAGCCGGGCGCCCAGGCCGACGAGATCAACACCGTGCCGTCCGGCATCCAGCTGGGCAGCGGCGTGCGCGTCGTCGGCACCCAGAAGGTCTTCACCGAAGGCAGCATCCAGACCACCGGGCAGCCGATGGACCTGGCCATCGTCGGCCGCGGCTTCTTTCAGGTCGAAGCGCCCAACGGCGACATCCTCTATACCGAGAACGGCCAGTTCCAGCTCAACGCCGAAGGCGTGATGGTCAATGCCCAAGGCCTGCCATTGACCCCGGCCATCGAAGTGCCGCAGGGCAGTACCGGCTTTACCGTGGGCGCCGATGGCATCGTCACCGCCGTTCTGCCTGGCGACACCCTGCCGTCCGAGCTGGGCCAGATCACGCTGGTCAACTTCACCAATCCGGGTGGCCTGGAAGCGCTGGGCGGCAACCTCTATCGCGAAAGCGTCGCCAGCGGCGAAGCCGTGGAAGGCGTGCCGGGCGAAGAAGGCCTCGGCCAGCTCAAGCAGGGCGTGCTGGAAGGCTCCAACGTGCAGGTGGTCGAGGCCATGGTGGCGATGATCGCCATCCAGCGCGCCTACGAGGCCAACGCCAAGGTCCTCGACGCCGCCAGCGGCATGCAGCAGTTCCTCAACCAGACCGTCTGA
- the flgH gene encoding flagellar basal body L-ring protein FlgH: MMRTPILLLALTLLGGCASFNEMLPDEPSTEYEPLELDYSLPPTTGGGLFRSGYSGSLISDKRAVRVGDILTVVLDESTQSSKSAGTSFGKESSVGIGIPTVLGKTYPDVESSASGEREFKGSAKSSQQNTLRGSIAVSVHRVLPNGTLQIKGEKALRLNQGDEYIRLTGLVRIDDINRYNQVSSQSVANAKISYAGRGVLNDSNSAGWLTRFFASPLFPL; this comes from the coding sequence ATGATGCGTACCCCCATCCTGCTCCTCGCCCTGACCCTGCTCGGCGGCTGCGCCAGCTTCAACGAAATGCTGCCGGACGAGCCGTCGACCGAGTACGAGCCACTGGAGCTGGACTACAGCCTGCCACCGACCACCGGTGGCGGCCTGTTCCGCTCCGGCTACAGCGGCTCGCTGATCAGCGACAAGCGTGCGGTGCGCGTCGGCGACATCCTCACGGTGGTGCTCGATGAATCGACCCAGTCGAGCAAGAGCGCCGGCACCAGCTTCGGCAAGGAATCGAGCGTCGGTATCGGCATTCCCACGGTGCTCGGCAAGACCTACCCGGACGTCGAGAGCTCGGCCTCCGGCGAGCGCGAGTTCAAGGGCTCGGCCAAGAGTTCACAGCAGAACACCCTGCGCGGCTCCATTGCCGTCAGCGTGCATCGCGTGCTGCCCAACGGCACCCTGCAGATCAAGGGCGAGAAGGCCCTGCGCCTGAACCAGGGCGACGAATACATCCGCCTGACCGGGCTGGTGCGCATCGACGACATCAACCGCTACAACCAGGTGTCCTCGCAGAGCGTGGCCAACGCGAAGATTTCCTACGCCGGGCGCGGCGTGCTCAACGACAGCAATTCGGCCGGCTGGTTGACGCGGTTCTTCGCGTCGCCGCTGTTCCCTCTTTAA